Proteins encoded within one genomic window of Paramisgurnus dabryanus chromosome 11, PD_genome_1.1, whole genome shotgun sequence:
- the LOC135730193 gene encoding uncharacterized protein produces MLNFKIIIILTVIVPLNYKVCFCGCSRAEYKIHNQCCPMCTAGNYVLWHCTDDTSTICAPCPKFTFIDESNCLTKCFPCIVCDAGQGLKIYEACTRSSNTVCVPLEGFYCIHRIKGSCSIAVKHTKCGPGKYIKQAGTASTDTVCDDCSGETYSNGSFSSCLTHTKCEALGLIEIKPGTHSSDADCGNSTAVSTIITIIVIGTVLLLLFTSLIVIVYIWKKKSTSSGCDMLAAQGCQLGTYQSCWKGSRRLRSSHLRLCQIGFWPFKTVFLLAITSLKRVGDLQALSVSPGGPLSSPLQERGPRKAEFGVSHASTGHIRSQDCSVEEVRAAICVLWFTQKRFTSDQADSEQMDSRYYLTGL; encoded by the exons ATGTTaaattttaaaatcattattattCTTACTGTCATTGTCCCTCTTAActataaagtttgtttttgtggATGTTCTCGAGCAGAATATAAGATACACAACCAGTGCTGCCCCATGTGTACTGCTg GAAATTATGTTCTCTGGCACTGCACAGATGATACCAGTACAATCTGTGCACCCTGCCCTAAATTCACCTTTATTGATGAATCGAATTGCCTCACAAAGTGCTTTCCTTGCATTGTGTGTGATGCAG GACaaggtttaaaaatatatgaagCCTGCACTAGATCTTCAAATACTGTTTGTGTGCCACTGGAGGGATTTTACTGCATTCACCGAATTAAAGGCAGCTGCTCTATAGCTGTGAAACACACTAAATGTGGTCCTGGAAAATACATCAAACAAGCAG GTACTGCATCCACAGATACTGTGTGTGATGACTGTAGTGGTGAAACATATTCAAATGGATCTTTCTCATCCTGTTTGACACACACAAA ATGTGAGGCCTTGGGGCTTATCGAAATAAAACCAGGAACACATTCATCTGATGCTGATTGTGGAAATTCCACTGCTGTTTCCACCATCATCACAATTATTGTTATAGGAACtgtattactattattatttacatcacTAATCGTGATTGTATATATTTGGAagaaaaaatctacaagttcaG GTTGCGACATGTTAGCCGCACAAGGGTGCCAACTTGGGACTTACCAGTCATGCTGGAAGGGCTCTCGTCGGCTCCGTTCGAGCCATTTGAGACTTTGCCAGATAGGTTTCTGGCCTTTTAAGACTGTGTTCCTTCTGGCTATTACTTCTTTAAAGCGAGTGGGGGACCTTCAGGCCCTGTCAGTATCCCCTGGAG GCCCTTTGTCCTCCCCCCTTCAGGAGCGCGGACCAAGAAAAGCTGAATTTGGTGTGTCCCATGCGAGCACCGGACACATACGTTCACAGGACTGCTCAGTGGAGGAAGTCCGAGCAGCTATTTGTGTGCTTTGGTTCACCCAGAAAAGGTTTACCAGCGACCAAGCAGACTCTGAGCAGATGGATAGTAGATACTATCTCACTGGCTTATGA
- the LOC135730018 gene encoding tumor necrosis factor receptor superfamily member 14-like, with protein sequence MLNFKIIIILTVIVPLNYKVCFCGCSRAEYKIHNQCCPMCTAGNYVLWHCTDDTSTTCAPCPKFTFIDEVNGLTKCFPCIVCDAGQGLKIYEDCTRSSNTVCVPLDGFYCIDRIKGSCTLAVKHTKCGPGKYIKQAGTASTDTVCDDCTGETYSNGSFSSCLTHTK encoded by the exons ATGTTaaattttaaaatcattattattCTTACTGTCATTGTCCCTCTTAActataaagtttgtttttgtggATGTTCTCGAGCAGAATATAAGATACACAACCAGTGCTGCCCCATGTGTACTGCTG GAAATTATGTTCTCTGGCACTGCACAGATGATACCAGTACAACCTGTGCACCCTGCCCTAAATTCACGTTTATTGATGAAGTGAATGGACTCACAAAGTGCTTTCCTTGCATTGTGTGTGATGCAG GACaaggtttaaaaatatatgaagaCTGCACTAGATCTTCAAATACTGTTTGTGTGCCACTGGATGGATTTTACTGCATTGACCGAATTAAAGGCAGCTGCACTTTAGCTGTGAAACACACTAAATGTGGTCCTGGAAAATACATCAAACAAGCAG GTACTGCATCCACAGATACTGTGTGTGATGACTGTACTGGTGAAACATATTCAAATGGATCTTTCTCATCCTGTTTGACGCACACAAAGTGA